Genomic segment of Rattus norvegicus strain BN/NHsdMcwi chromosome 7, GRCr8, whole genome shotgun sequence:
CCGTGCGCCCCGGCCGTAGCCAGCCCGCCCAGCGGAGCCAGCAAACCCGCGGCCGCCCCGCCGGCCGCCCCGCCACCTcccgcgccgccgccgcctccaGGCAGCCCTCGGGCCAGCGCGTCCTCCGCGCGCCCAAGCAGCGCGGCGTGTGGCTCGAAAGCGGCAGGTGGCAGTAGTTTGTCCCCGGCCAGGTGGCCCGGAGCCCCGTAAGCGgcgagcggcggcggcggcggcggcggctgcgggGCGCTGTGCAGAGCCGGGGGCAGCGCGCTGGGCAGCGGCGACAGTGGCGACCCCATGGTGGGCAGCTCCTTGCCATAGGGCCCGTAGAGGTGGCCCACCGAGGCCAGCGCCGCCCGCTCGTCGCGCATGAGGGTGAAGCTGCCGCTCACGCTGGCCGCCAGGCGCTGCGGAGGGGGCGGTGGCGGCGCGGTGGCCGGGTGAGGGTGCGCGTGCGGATGGCCTCCGTGCGCCCCGGCCACCGCGTGCTGGTGGAACTTGTCGGCCACCGCGGCCAGCGGCGGCAGGTGCTGCAAGGGCGTGAGCGTGGTGTAGGTGCCACCCAAACCTGGGGCCTCGCACGCCATACCCATGGCCGGGTGCAGGGGGCCAGCCAGCTCCCCACGGAAGTCAGGGCCACCACCCGCGGCCCCTGCAGCTCCCGCGCCCCCGGCCCCCCCGCCTCCGGCGCCACCACCGTCCAGCAGGCTAGCCATGCCCGCCACCAGGCCCGGACGCCCCGATGCCACTAGGCTTCGGTGTTGGGCCGCGGCGGAGCGCGCGTGGCCCGGGCTCAGCAGCTCGCCGGCTTGCGCGTGTGTCACCCCGTGCAGCCCCCCGAGGCTCTCCAAGCTCAACTCCATCCTGGGCGACCCCCTCCGTGTGTGCTCAAGGCCGCAGCATGGTCCCCACGCACTGGCCGGCGCTCTCCGTGGCGGCGGCTGCTGTCCCGCTCGTTCAGTGCTCTCGCCCGGCTTCGGCTGCTGCGAGCAGCGGCCACCAGGATGTGGCGGGGCGGCCGCCGCCGGCGCCCCGGCCCGGGTCTGACGTCAGCGCCCCCGCCCATCGCTCCGCCTGCACCCGCCAAACCCCCTGGAGCTCCAGGCTGGCTTCCTGGGTCCCTGCATTCTGCCTGCCCGGAGAACCTGAGGGATTTGGGTGGGGGGCCGCTAGTTCTAgctggggatgtgtgtgtgtgtgtgtgtgtgtgtgtgtgtgtgtgtgtgtgtgttctaatttCGGCGACTTTGATTCTCTGCCCCTGTAACATCCTTCCTTCTGACGCCCCCGCCCCAGTCCCTAAAGTGTGGCTATATGTGCCCTCTTACTCTATTGGCACCCCCAAAAAGATGTTGCTCTTTTCCAAGTTCACcccccatatacacacaaagatttCAAAAACCTCTTGGGGCGATTAGTAGGTCCCCAGAACAGTCACATAGTTTGTATTGGCCTCGATGAAAAGC
This window contains:
- the Onecut3 gene encoding one cut domain family member 3 — its product is MELSLESLGGLHGVTHAQAGELLSPGHARSAAAQHRSLVASGRPGLVAGMASLLDGGGAGGGGAGGAGAAGAAGGGPDFRGELAGPLHPAMGMACEAPGLGGTYTTLTPLQHLPPLAAVADKFHQHAVAGAHGGHPHAHPHPATAPPPPPPQRLAASVSGSFTLMRDERAALASVGHLYGPYGKELPTMGSPLSPLPSALPPALHSAPQPPPPPPPLAAYGAPGHLAGDKLLPPAAFEPHAALLGRAEDALARGLPGGGGGAGGGGAAGGAAAGLLAPLGGLATAGAHGPHSGGGGPGGGGGAGGGSGGPGAGAAAEEINTKEVAQRITAELKRYSIPQAIFAQRILCRSQGTLSDLLRNPKPWSKLKSGRETFRRMWKWLQEPEFQRMSALRLAACKRKEQDQQKERALQPKKQRLVFTDLQRRTLIAIFKENKRPSKEMQATISQQLGLELNTVSNFFMNARRRCMNRWAEEPGATPGTATATATFSKA